In one Nicotiana tomentosiformis chromosome 6, ASM39032v3, whole genome shotgun sequence genomic region, the following are encoded:
- the LOC138894646 gene encoding uncharacterized protein: MREVCEQFKITHRNSTPYRPKANGVVEAANKNIKKILKKMIQSSRQWHEKLPFALLGYRTTVRTSVGATPYLLVYGTEVVIPVEVEIPSLRIIVEAEIEDDEWIKARLEKLTMIDEKRMAAVFHGQLYQQRMARTYNKKV; the protein is encoded by the coding sequence atgagggaggtatgcgaACAATTTAAGATTACGCATCGTAATTCTACCCCTTATCGGCCCAAAGCTAATGGCGTTGTTGAAgctgcaaacaagaatatcaagaagatcctcaagaaaatgattcaaagttctaGACAGTGGCATGAAAAGCTGCCTTTCGCATTATTGGGATATCGCACAACCGTGCGCACATCAGTTGGGGCTACGCCTTACTTATTAGTTTATGGAACTGAAGTCGTAATAcctgtagaagttgaaattccctctcttcggatcattgttgaagccgagatcgaggatgatgaatggaTCAAGGCCCGATTGGAAAAAttaactatgattgatgaaaagcgaatGGCCGCAGTTttccacgggcagttgtaccaacaaagaatggcccgtacctacaacaagaaagtgtga